GTCCGCTTTACGCCGTCCGCGTCCTTGATACGGTGACGGAGCAGCAGTTACAGGAATACGGCCTGAAAGACGGTGCGCATACCCTAGTCATCAAACGTCAGGACGGTAAAGATGTGAGCTTACGTATTGGCAAGCGTAGCTACGGTAGTCGTCATCGCTTTGTGCAGGAGTTGCCAAGTGGCAAGAGAGTGTTACTCATCGATGACACTCAGATAGAAAACCTTGAGCGGGCGCCGTCAAGACTATACGACCGTCGCATCATCGAGCTCGAGCCGCAGGATATCGCCAAAGCGCAGCTTAACCTTGGGGATCGATCACGACGCCTGGATCACAGTAAACACGACCAAGCCGGCGAGCTCATTTGGACCGACGAGGCCGATACTGGTGGTAAGCAAGGTGGGCTTGTCGACAACTTTATGGACAAACTCTTCAAGCTGCGGATAGCCGAATACGCTAGCGAAGCCGACGAGCAGACCTTAAAGGACGTAAAACCATTCTTCACGGTAGTGGTGGAGAAGGACGGCAAACCCGTAGATCGGATTAGCTTTCTGAAAACCGGCGGGGACAAACCCCTTTATTGGGTCACCAGTGACTTCATGAAGGTCCATGCTCGTCTCCAGGCATCTAGGGTTGAAACTATAGAGAAAGATCTAGAAGCGGTCCTTGGGGATGCCTCCAAGACCTAAACGGTAATAATTTATTTTTCGTCCTCAGCGGTCTCCCTAACTAGGTGAGACCGCTTCTTTCATAGCCATGTTTCAGCGAAAAACAAGGAGCCATTTCCCGACCATAATGGTGCAGAATCTTGTAGCTTAAGTTCAGGATGTGTTAACCTTAAGGTAGAGTTAAATCTATCCTACCGTTCCCTTTCCAACACCCTGAGTCTTCTGTTCAGGGGCACTATCATCAATCCAAATCATAGTTAGCCATTTCCGCCTCAAGTCGGAGGAAGTGAAGCATGGGCCTGAGAATCGCGACGAACGTATCGTCGCTCGTGTCTCAACGACATTTGCGCGAAACCAGAGAGTTACTGGATCGCTCCTTGGAGCGTTTATCCAGCGGCTACCGGATCAATCGTGCTGGTGACGATGCGGCGGGTCTCGCGATCGCCGAAAAGTTACGAGCAAAGATCCGAGGTCTCACGCAAGCACAGCGTAACTCATCAGACGGTATATCGCTCATTCAGGTGGCCGAGGGTGGCCTGAACGAGGTTCAGAACATACTGGTCCGTCTCCGAGAACTCGGCGTGCAAGCGGCGAGTGATACCATCGGTCCGAGGGAGCGCTTGTTCCTTGATGCTGAGTACCAACAGCTCAAAGACGAGGTTGATCGGATTGCCAATTCTACCGAGTTCAACGGTACCTATTTGCTGGACGGCACTGGCGGCTCGCTGGACTTTCAGGTCAACACAGGCGGTGACAACCTTTTAGGCGTGGACCGCATTTCGTTTGACGCCTATCGACTAGACGTCAATACAGATAAGCTTGGTCTCGAAGAGCTCAGTGTTGGTTCCAAACAGGCAGCACAGAAAAGTTTGGAAAAGATCGACGCCGCGATCGAAAACGTCTCGGCCACACGTTCTGAGCTTGGTGCTATCGAAGGTCGACTGAACTCGACTATTCGTAACATTAGTATTTCGGTCGAAAACCTATCGGCCTCGCGATCCCGTATTAAAGACGTCGATATCGCGGAAGAGACTGCCGAGCTAACCAAGCACAACATTCTCATGCAGGCTGGTACCGCTGTGCTTTCGCAGGCCAATAGCGTACCGAAAATGGTGTTATCACTGCTCCAAGGGCAGTAAGATCCCTCCTAAATCAGCAATTCCACAACTAAATTGAATCAAGCCCCCAGATAAAGCTGGCTGTCAGTTGGTCTGACCTTGTGCTTTGTTCCGGCCACCAGCCTAGCGCCATTTGGTGCTCACTCACCGCTATAGCTGCTCTTCCAAGATGATCCAACCACGACCGTGGCAATGCTGGCGGTGTGAGTACAATGACATCGTCGAGTCCATGAGCCTCCGCAGCAGCCAAGACGCCGTTCGTGAGAGTTTGGGCATCAGGCGCACCCCATTCATGAACGACACAGGTCATATCGCAGCCTTTGCCGATTATGACATAAGACGTCGTGCTACCTTGCGAGACCAAAAGGCTTAAATGCGGAATTTTGAGTAATTGACGAAATTCATCAGTGGTCCTTCTGAGTGTCAGTGGGACCGGAAATCTAGATCGGAGCATCGACTTTAAGTCGCTCTGTGACGGCGTCAGGGCTGACACGAAGGTATGCGACCTATCACTGATACGGCTCAATCTATCGCGCGTGAAATGCCAACGGAGCTCCCGTCCACATGACTGGAAGCCGAATTTTTGGTAAAATTCAACCAAGTCACTCCAAAGAATCAATGCGTCCATGCCTTGCGACTGCGCGATGTTTTGTAGCTTGCTGATCAAAGCTCTTACGTATCCCTTGCCGCGGTGGCCCTCAGCTGAGGCGACATTGCCTACTAAGCCAACGCGCAGCACGGTATTATGGGACTGATCGATGAACTCTCTAGGCCACAAATTAGCGTGTGCAGCTGGTGCATCCGGATCGCCGATGCAAAAACTAAACTGGCTCCCATCGGTTCCTAAAACGATGGGATACTCAGCTGCGATCGGAAACGGTGCGCCGTCAGGTCTGAGCGTAGCAGATAACATGGTGTCTCTACTTATTCTTTGGCGGGTAGTTTCTGGATGGAACGTGTGTAGCAAGGGTCGGCTCCCATCTCAGCTCCACTAGGAGCTTTTTGCATCATTGTATCATCAACTTTTAGTCGAGGTTTATAGGCTATGGGCATGCGTGGTGTGTCAAGCTTTGGTTTCGACAAGACTGTTGAGAAACTCATTGAAGTCGAAAAGATACCTATTCAGCAGGCTAAAAAGCGTAAAGAAAAGGTCGTCGCTGAAAAGAATGAGGTCGATAAATTACAGAAAATGGTCGCTGACCTCGACAAGGCCATCAACTCGTTGCGAGGCAAGACCGATTTTTATCATCTCAAAATTGAGTCCTCGCATCCTGACATCATTGAAGGTGTCATCAAAGGACCGAGCACACTCGGCACCTATGAGTTTGAAGTGCGCGGTATGTCACGTACGGATAAGAAGCTAGCCTTTGGCTTTCCTGATAAGGATCAAACTGAGGTGGGCTTCGGCTACATGTCGATTGAGCGCGAGGACAAAGAGCCCATCGATGTGGTTATCGAGCCTGGGACCACACTGGAAAAAGTTGCCCAGCAGATTAACGATGCCGATGCTGGTGTGAGGGCGATGGTAATTAACACTGGTTTTAAACCTGAACCATTTCGCCTTTTAGTCGTGAGCGAGCAGTCGGGTAAAGAGG
The DNA window shown above is from Deltaproteobacteria bacterium and carries:
- a CDS encoding GNAT family N-acetyltransferase; translated protein: MLSATLRPDGAPFPIAAEYPIVLGTDGSQFSFCIGDPDAPAAHANLWPREFIDQSHNTVLRVGLVGNVASAEGHRGKGYVRALISKLQNIAQSQGMDALILWSDLVEFYQKFGFQSCGRELRWHFTRDRLSRISDRSHTFVSALTPSQSDLKSMLRSRFPVPLTLRRTTDEFRQLLKIPHLSLLVSQGSTTSYVIIGKGCDMTCVVHEWGAPDAQTLTNGVLAAAEAHGLDDVIVLTPPALPRSWLDHLGRAAIAVSEHQMALGWWPEQSTRSDQLTASFIWGLDSI
- a CDS encoding DUF4340 domain-containing protein, whose protein sequence is MMRTDLVVYSALLAAGLGAAYWASLPTPEGSEDAVTILTVEPKTVTEISFKSPDVDVTMRKRPSDERFAVTHTRSEIPPVNPHVPRDEKAPPPAPKVTTEQFLSNEKTQSLLTSFSPLYAVRVLDTVTEQQLQEYGLKDGAHTLVIKRQDGKDVSLRIGKRSYGSRHRFVQELPSGKRVLLIDDTQIENLERAPSRLYDRRIIELEPQDIAKAQLNLGDRSRRLDHSKHDQAGELIWTDEADTGGKQGGLVDNFMDKLFKLRIAEYASEADEQTLKDVKPFFTVVVEKDGKPVDRISFLKTGGDKPLYWVTSDFMKVHARLQASRVETIEKDLEAVLGDASKT
- a CDS encoding flagellin FliC, whose amino-acid sequence is MGLRIATNVSSLVSQRHLRETRELLDRSLERLSSGYRINRAGDDAAGLAIAEKLRAKIRGLTQAQRNSSDGISLIQVAEGGLNEVQNILVRLRELGVQAASDTIGPRERLFLDAEYQQLKDEVDRIANSTEFNGTYLLDGTGGSLDFQVNTGGDNLLGVDRISFDAYRLDVNTDKLGLEELSVGSKQAAQKSLEKIDAAIENVSATRSELGAIEGRLNSTIRNISISVENLSASRSRIKDVDIAEETAELTKHNILMQAGTAVLSQANSVPKMVLSLLQGQ